In the genome of Pangasianodon hypophthalmus isolate fPanHyp1 chromosome 15, fPanHyp1.pri, whole genome shotgun sequence, the window GAGCTCACTCTTAGTCTTGGTTCAAGTGATTGTTTTGTCGACGAGAAAAAATAGCTAGTTACTGGAAAAActacattattttgaaaatagctCAGCTAGCTCAACTAGACATGTTTACATGCATACTTTCTTTACATAATTGCTGTACGTAATATCATCTTCCTAccaaaggaagaaagaatgtACATGTAAACCTTTCTAGTGTCGGTATCTTTACACAAACAGACGAGAGGCAACTGCCTCCCCCAAGCGCCTGGTGGTTTCTGTAAAACCCATTGCACTCCAGGTTCTATCTTAGACAAGTGATttgaaaaatgactacattaaaaaaattgtttttcttcctgGACACCCACAAcaccaccccccaccccccaccccctcctCAACCACAGTGGAATTATGCATTGTTCCTCTTTGCAGGTCTCAACATGCAAATCATGTCAAACTCTGAGAAGTGCCATTTCAGCGCTATGTAATTCCCAAAGAGTCTGGCtgaaattattcaaaaatattaatattctctGGATAATCATTTAGCTGTATGGAAATTGCTTTATGAAAAAAACAATGCTTTTAACAGGTAAAGTGAAGAGAGCTGGTTAAAGATTTCAGGAGTGAGATGAAATCAGTGTTGTGATATTTGCAGTTGTGAAATGCTTGCATCTGATTACCATGCATGTTCTTTCACTgtaacttctctctctctctctctctctctctctctctctctctctctctttgcttttCAGATGCAGATGCACTTTGAAGCGTCGAGCACTGTCACATTGCTCTTTGACTTCTGGAGTGTGCACGGACCTGGAGGTACATGAGAAACCCAAACAAACTCCACTACTTGCCTGTTCATGTTTCTTTAAGCCTAAGGCTTTCATCTTAGATAGCTATTTCCATTTTCACTTTGCGAAAGATCACAAATTTGTCAGTGTTCAAACTGCAGGAAAACACAAGGTCTATGATGTTGTATTCAACAGTATCAagtatttaatttgcattttccATGTTGTAAAACCTGCCAGGGGAAGATAGAGTAAACCTGTGCAGGGTCATGGTGTAGTATTTTTACCTTGTCATAGTTTTTACCttgtcaaaaagaaaaaaatagaaatggaaTAATGCATTTATAGTGCAACACACACTTGTTTGGACCGGGCTGTTGTTTCGACTCTTAATAAATAGCTTTATAAGCAATTGTATGCAAATGCAGTTTGAATTTTCTTGACGTAAAGAACTGGGCCAAGTAATTTCAAGCAATGGATGACTTTTGGCAGTGTAAATGCTTAACTACAAGAACAGTCACACTATAACTGCCCAGTAATTAAACACGTGGGAACCTAGAGAGTCACACGGTCATTTGACTGACTGTAATCCTAAACCACgtaaacaacataaacaactCATTCTCATTTTGCTATTCTGCATTATTCAGGGTCAGGGctattccttttttattcacattGCCTGCCTGACAATTAGGCTATCAGTTACGGtcacagtcattttttttttccttctcttgttcaacaaccagagaaagaaaaaacttaccAACGTAGGAAAATGGAAacactgagcaaaataaagtacaGCTTAAAGCTATCTTATAACTCTCCTGCTAGTACacatgaaaaaattaaatatctaGCCAGTCttgattaatacattttatgtgtgttgtgaacagaaaacaacacagcAGTGGCTTGCTGAACTTTTCTTAACGGCATAGATGCAATGTGATACcccagacactttttttttcaaaaatggaccgtaaaaaaaattttttttggtctgCCCTATTTTTAATGTCATGAGACAATGCCTTTTATCAGGATAAACTTTGAAAGACTTGTTTTGTAAGATAGACCCAGGaaaactattacaatttttatcatgagaaaatttaaataatctttTCTAGAGTCATCAATGTTGTAGAGAAATATCTGAATTTTATTGAATGTGTGATTAATATATGTATTTGCCATGAAATAGCCATTGAAGCTGATATGGCAATAAACTCTAacacaaacaaagcaaacataTTCAAAAAGGATAATGTCTATGGCCAGTTGGAAATTTCTGTCTGTACGTATTAATGCACGAGCTTGCCATActttacattatgttagctCGCATGTTTTAGTGTAGTGTCAGATAGGTTTCTAGGCAACCGAGCTTCAACTTGCCTTTTGGCCTAGCTAatgatttgtgatatttttccaCCCTTGCTTATacagttcatgttttttttttttttttttgaagtaccCGATCTGCTTTCTTCTGTCTACAGGAATGGTTCTTTCAGTCGTGGTGGTACTGCTGCTCACGGTATTATACGAGTTCCTCAAGGTGTGGAAGAACGTTCTGGTCAAACGGTCTGAAACTCTTCTAGCTCCTTGTGTCCCTGCCTCCTCTTCTCCGAATCCCCCCTGCTTTTCTTCAGTGCTGGAACATCCTGAGGGCACCTCATCGCTAGCTAACAGTCCGTCCCAAGTTTCTCTGGCTCCCACGGAGACCACGACTACCCCTGTTCTCGGCACTTCCGCTGTAAACAGGTATGCAATATGTTCTCAAACTTAGGGTTGCGCAGATTATTTTTCATACCAGCTGTttgttataatgtaataattctgTGCATATAAGCTTGATTTATGGAATATTGAATAATACTTAAATCTGTcaggttattatttttaaaatttcattagcCTTCATTCAGTTTGGAGCTCCTCTTAAGCCTGTTTTCCACTGGACATATTGCGTCATGTTAATCAAACTGGCCTGTACACctacattcatgcaattatcaaaAGTAAGCCAATAAtatggcagcagcgcaatgcataaaatcatgcagatccaggtcaaaagcttcatcaaacatcagaatggggtgATTCTTGGTGCTGGTTTGAGCGTTTCggaaactgctgatgtcctgggattttcacacacaagacattctatagagtttacatagaatggtgtgaaaagcagaaaacatccatcagttctgtgggtggaaacgcctcattgatgagaggtcagaggagaatagccagactggtttgagctgaacaggaaggctatggtaacacAAACAACCACTTTttgcaaccgtggtgagcagaaaagcatctcagaacgcaccaCACGTTGAACCTTGATGTGGATGagctaaaacagcagaatatCACTTCGGGTTCCAatgctgtcagccaagaacgggAATCTGAGCCTACAGTGGGGATAGGATCACCAAAAGTGTCTAGTTGaacactggaaaaagaccaagtgcCCACTAAGTATAGATACATGACCTGTATCAGCATATTATGCATTGCGCAGCTGTCACATTGTATACagttgttcctattaaagtggtcggtaagtgtatgtgtttttttttttttttttccatatagaTTTGCTTAGATCAATTAagataactataaataaaaaagttagtGATCATTCTGAGAGTTGTGTACTTATTTATAGTAATTCACTCTGAACTTTTTAAACAGCAGGCCTGTAATTTTTACTCATTCCCACTAGGAATTACTGGGAGGCAATACTGGACTACTGTCAAACCTAGACGCACTGTGGTGCACTAATGTGGTGCTCGTCTCTCTTTATTACAGCTGGCTTCTACATGGCGTCAGGACAGGAGTGCATATTGTTCAGGTGGTTCTGGGATACATGCTTATGCTCTGCGTCATGTCCTACAACGTCTGGATATTCCTCGGAGTGATTGTGGGCTCTTTGTTAGGCTACTTCATCGCTTTCCCTCTCTCGGGTTATGTGATGTAACTGACCAGGAGTAAAGTAGATGCTACTAATCAGggatttatttcctttttcttttagaCTGACAAACTATACAAATTACGCAGAAGGGCCGCCAGACCTTAACCTCAGGTCCAGAGCAGGTCAAGTTTTTGTACCCAGTATGCAAAAGTGGGATATTTTTAGTGTATGGAGATttgcatggattttttttccccctagagAATGCAATGCTGTTTTAACTTAATCATAAAGCGTAAAATTTGATTAGTTTTCAGAGTGCATATGTTAGAAGTTAGCTTTTAACTCACTGTAATTTAAACAGTGCAATTTCTAATTATATGATCGTTGTGCTCCAAGTCGATTTATAGTCTTGAGTTCATGGCTTTAGCCCTGGGACACCTGATCTCCTGTCCAAACGTGGTGTCAGGTGACCAGATCCTGGCTAGTCAAAGTCAATGCCACTTTACTGTGTAGTAGTtaatgtgtatttctttttaacacGCACAGAagaatgtgtttatgtgtatacactgtatCTCCCGGTGTGTAATAGCCGGGAATGACTTTACTTCTCTCTTGAAAGATTTAGTCATGCTGTGAACTCCCGTGGTTGCACAGCTTTTAGACCTCGTGATGGACACAATACTCACATGTCAGTGACTTCCTTCTGTACAGGAAGTAAcagttaggaaaaaaaaaagtgtgaaaatgcaTGAGCGATAGATGAAAggagaaatgtttttaacaagTGAAGGTTAatttactactgctactgttttctaacaaatttgCTGTAAGTTTTTATGAGCTTTTTTCACCACacctcttttttaaattaaattaaatttgttgtGCTAATCATTGTGATGGTGTTTCTGTTCAGTTACTGAAAAGCAGGTATTATTAAGAAGCTGAACACACAGGAAAGCTGGATAATGGTGTACAGAGCTGACTGGGGGCCCAGTCACCGGGAGCTGTGATGGGAGATCTGTAATCATGCCAGCAGACAGGAAAAATTAGAGCTATTTTCTTTCAGGTTCATGGGATTTGAAGGATCTGACCTTTcatcatttattaaattctCCCAGTgttatgtttctttcttttttaaatatttttttttaattacattatttagttTGGTCTTTTTTCCAGTGTGATTTTGGTTGTATTcatctttttaaatttagtttttatacattttaggtCTAGGGACAGAGTTTGTCTGATCGTTATAGAATAACATGGCCCAAAATGTATGTATCTATTGGCTGGAACACCTTAATGCCATTAATGGGCTAtaaaagtatttcagaaagtttaagacaaatttaatacaaacttattgtacaaaataaaatgccCAACTTACCCAAATAATGGGAACGTATGTATAATTctactaaaaaatatatatataactttttaaaaatattttttcccctcaaaaacGTATGTggcaaaaatattggcaccccataTATTATTCAAAATTCATGCAACCAAAGGATCATCCTTGGATGGGGGAGGGGATCTATTTTTGGCTCTCAATATTCAGAAACTTTGACTAAATAAGAAACTGAGCTGGTTTCTGACTTGCACAAATCGAAGGAGAATTTTAAAGGAGGCAAAGGAGAGCCATAAGATCACAAAAGCATCAGATGCCACTTCCATAGCTACGAATGGGTCACATGAggaagggggggaaaaaaaaaaaacacttccttaAAGCAACCCACAAAATACAGCTTATGGACATTGGAACTACAATTGGAATCGTGTGCTGCGGTCAGATTTGACCAATACTGAAAATTTTGgcaaacagtttttttgtttttcagctagGTTAAATGACCCATGACCATCCCTGCATCACCCAAACCACAATACTAACCTAGTGCTGAGGAAGATGAGCAGCAGTGGAATAAGCACACtggacacaacaaaaaaaggagagaaacagtttttttaaagggctatttattcattcatttatgcctatcagacagaaaagaagaggaaagaatTTGGCTATAGGAGgataaaaaaggataaaatatgCAGGGTTAATAAATAGTGGAGGAAAAAGATTCACTCCAGTACAATACTTTATGGAACCACAGaaaccaggtgattttttttttctcccagaaaTGAAAGACGCAATAGGTGAGTAGAAAAGGAAAGGTGATGAAAAAATGTTTCACTGGCTGTCATCACAGatattagggggaaaaaagttacaAATTCCAAAAATTTCATCAAccggatggggaaaaaaaaccctgaactCCCAATTTAACAAAAAGAGCCATTCTCTAGCTCCACTCCATCAAAATACCTGAAGCTGGCACCTCTATAAAGGTTTGTGCTGATGTCTTATCATTGTCCTCCTCCAATTCCAGCAGaagacaagaaaaacaaacagatccCTAATACACGGCAGGGTTTCAAAGTATGCTGAACACCAGCACAAGCTGTGTTTAAAGCCACATTAGGTTTAGTCACGTCTACCCAGGAGATAAAATTAGGGTTGTATTGACGTCAAAACCTCTCACACGTTATTAGAGGAACAGAAAGATGACATACCAAGGGCTATGTGGATATGTTACATCATTCCAACTATATTAACGTAGCACTGGATTagtaacaacaataaaaacaaataaatacaccgTTTCAAGACCAGAAACATTTTGTGTCCTCATTTCCCTTGgatataaataaagtaaaaataaagcaaagctAAAACAGTATTAGAAGTTTATAAAGCCATATAATATGAGTATTTGTGATGCTCAGATATCCATATAGCAGCCCAGTATTTAAATGGAATTGAGGCTTCAGACAGGCATCTAAATGACACTCATATGGAAAGGAAAATGACATTTCAGTGAAAAGAATAGTGCCTGGTTTAAGAATAAGTAATAATATTTAAGCTACATGAGGCagtaatatgaatatatacaaaAACTTGATTGCCACTGGATTGCCACTGTTTAAAATCGAACACAAATGATGCACATTTGGTCGCAATGTCAACTGTTAAGAtaacaagtaaaaatatcttgaatatctGGCAAATTCAGCTAGattctcttctctctgtcagattgtttttaaacaaatataagattattaagcctatttcgaGATATTTCTACTCATTTCAAGCTCGAAAAaagtttatttctagaaagaagcaaaatgatcagccaatacaataaaacaattttaagcTTGGCATTAGTAAATAATTCTAGAAATAGGCTCttataatatttgtttataataatctcataataaaaatattaggtACTTTTTACTCAACATATCTTCacttgttataatttttttttgcagtgaaccttctgtttgagagaaaaaaaaaaaagacaagtccATATCCTGGATTAAATGTTAGATACCAATTCCTCTGTTTCTCCCTTTGCTTCTCCTGCCTGTGAGCCATCTTCAGACACTTTATCTTCCTGCTCCAACATCACCATGACCAGCTCGGGATCCACTGACTCGGCTTCACCCTTCAGCTCTGCAGTGATTGGTCGAGggtcctcttcctctctgtgcTCATTGGTCGGAGACTGAAATCCGCTGTCGTCATGGTGTCGAGGACTGGACTCAGCAGACGCTTGAGCAAGTTCCACATCAGAGTCTACATTGCATTCTTCCTCCTGAACGGCGTTCTCCAGCTCCTGAATGGCACTGGCGATAGCAGAGTCCTTTGGCATCACTTCCCCCACTGTGGTGATGGTCTCTATCTCCTCCCCTTCCTCCAGAGGCAGCATCCCATTGGTCAGCACTGGGTCAGTATCCTCTGATGAAGGAAGAACCACCTCAAGcactggtctgatgagctgacGAATCTGCTGGACGTTGTCTGGAGAGCCTGGCTCTTCCAGGGATTTTGACTCTACAGAAACCATTGGCTGTTTATGGAGATCGTTATCGATGACCGGTTCCTCTTGAAGATCTTCACCCATCTGTATCTCATTCTCCTCAGGGATCTCTTCCACACCAGGTACTTCCAAGCAGGAGCCATAAGGCATTGGCGCCATGCCCTCCACCAGAATCATGGATACAACCTGTCTGCGTCTTCGGAGcccttcctctcctcctcctcctccttctcctcctcctcctcctccatacTGGCTGGCCCAGTCGATAGAGGTCTCCTCCAGCAGGTAGAGGTTCGGGTCACTGTTGGCCAGGACGATGCTGTCCCTGTACAGGTTGTGCCTTCTCTGAATGGCTGCCTCCTTCACAGCTGCACACAGAATGATTGAGTTTAGCTTTAGCTCCTTTCTACTGAAAATGTCTGACACATGTtctaaaaattactttttttttttggcttaaacAACTCTTTTACAAACCTGACACCATATaccatatacacacaattttttttccccaagattttctccctaatttagtcttggccaattcgcAACCACCAGTTACATCTCCGCTATAAAATGACAGCTACCAgaggctatcacatgcttcctctgagacagttgaatatttttgaactgctgctcatgctgcattaCTGGACAGCATAACACACATGCTATCTACCCccttccacatgcatgagctcacagacacccatgactGTCTAGTGTccctgtgactgacaggagagacagagaacgcAGAGTCACGTCCTctcagagagcacggccaattttg includes:
- the slc31a2 gene encoding probable low affinity copper uptake protein 2 gives rise to the protein MQMHFEASSTVTLLFDFWSVHGPGGMVLSVVVVLLLTVLYEFLKVWKNVLVKRSETLLAPCVPASSSPNPPCFSSVLEHPEGTSSLANSPSQVSLAPTETTTTPVLGTSAVNSWLLHGVRTGVHIVQVVLGYMLMLCVMSYNVWIFLGVIVGSLLGYFIAFPLSGYVM